Genomic DNA from Pseudomonas fitomaticsae:
CGACATGTGGGAATACCAGATGGAATACCTGAGCAGTCGCGGCTACCGGACCATTGCCTTTGACCGCCGTGGCTTCGGACGCTCGGACCAACCGTGGACCGGCTACGACTACGACACCTTCGCCGACGACATCGCGCAATTGATCGAGCACCTGGATCTGCGTGACGTGACCCTGGTCGGTTTCTCCATGGGCGGCGGCGATGTCAGCCGCTACATCGCACGCCACGGCAGCGAGCGTGTTGCCGGGCTGGTGCTGCTGGGCGCGGTGACGCCGCTGTTCGGCAAGAAACCGGACTTTGCCGAAGGCGTCGACAAGTCGGTGTTCGACGGGATCAAGGCCGGCCTGCTGAAGGATCGTGCGCAGTTCATCGCCGATTTCGCCGCGCCGTTCTATGGCACCAACCAGGGCCAGAAAGTCTCCGACGGCGTGCTGACGCAAACCCTGAACATCGCGCTGCTGGCCTCGCTCAAAGGCACCGTGGATTGCGTCACCGCGTTCTCGGAAACCGACTTCCGCCCGGACATGGCGAAAATCGATGTGCCGACGCTGGTGATTCACGGCGATGGCGATCAGATCGTCCCGTTCGAAACCACCGGCAAACGCGCCGCCGCGCAGATCAAGGGCGCCGAGTTGAAAGTCTACGCAGGCGCGCCGCACGGTTTTGCGGTCACCCATGCGCAGCAATTGAATGAAGACCTGCTGGTGTTTCTCGATCGCTGAGTCCGTGTGATCTGAACACGCCTTGAAAAGGGCCGCCGACAACCCTGTCGGCGGCCCTTTTTTCGTTGTCCCGGATTTCGGTGCCAGGGCGAAGCCTCGTGTTTACGGGGCTTTCAGGCCTCTGCATCACGTTTTTATCTTCACATGCCAGCTTAATAATATTTTACCGATAACCACCCCCTCCCTAGTCTGATCCCAAGCACAGAGAACAGGTCGACAGCGACCTGAATCCAACGGCCTCGTGAGAAGGGATCAGAGATGACCACTGAAATAATAAAAACAGACACGCTTGTTGTCGGCGCCGGTCAAGCGGGTGTGGCCATGAGTGAACACCTGAGCAAACTCGGTGTGCCGCACCTGGTGCTGGAGCGCAGCCGCATTGCCGAACGCTGGCGCACCGGGCGTTGGGATTCGCTGGTGGCCAACGGTCCGGCGTGGCACGACCGGTTTCCGGGGATGGAATTCGATGATGTCGATCCGGACGGTTTCGCCCACAAGGAGCGTGTCGCCGATTACTTCGAAGCCTATGCCAAGAAATTCAATGCACCGATCCGCACCGGCGTCGATGTGAAAAGCGTGGTGCGCAATGTCGGGCGTCCGGGTTTCACCGTCGAGAC
This window encodes:
- a CDS encoding alpha/beta fold hydrolase, with translation MSTFTTQDGTEIYFKDWGSGKPVLFSHGWPLDADMWEYQMEYLSSRGYRTIAFDRRGFGRSDQPWTGYDYDTFADDIAQLIEHLDLRDVTLVGFSMGGGDVSRYIARHGSERVAGLVLLGAVTPLFGKKPDFAEGVDKSVFDGIKAGLLKDRAQFIADFAAPFYGTNQGQKVSDGVLTQTLNIALLASLKGTVDCVTAFSETDFRPDMAKIDVPTLVIHGDGDQIVPFETTGKRAAAQIKGAELKVYAGAPHGFAVTHAQQLNEDLLVFLDR